The window CGGTGTGGCCCTGCTGTTCCAGTCGGAGCGCCGGGGCGTCGGCATCTACCGCACGGCTCTGTTCCTCCCCATCGTCTTCTCGCTGGTCGTCACAGCGCTCATCTGGGGTGCGTTCTTCCAGCCGAACGGCGTGCTCAACAACGTCCTGGACGCGGTGGGCTTGCACAGCTGGACGCACGTCTGGCTCGGCGATTCCAGCACGGCCCTGTACGCGGTGATCGTCGCCGCCCTGTGGCGCGAGATCGGTTACGTGATGGTTCTCTTCATCGCAGGCCTCAAGGCGCTCGACCCGGCGGTCCAGGAGGCCGCCAAGGTCGACGGCGCGTCGGCGTGGCAGCGGTTCTGGAGCGTGACGATGCCCCAGCTGCGCAGCGTCAACCTCGTGGTGCTGTCGGTGCTCATCATCGACTCCCTGCGCTCCTTCGACATCGTCTGGGCGATGACCCGCGGCGGGCCGTACCACTCGACCGAGCTGCTGAGCACGTACATGTTCTCAACCGCGTTCGGGTCGCGCGCGCTCGGCTATGCCTCGGCCATCGCGGTCGTCATCTTCGTCCTCGCGATCGCGGTCATCGTTTCGTACCTCGTTCGCGCACTCTCGGAGGAGAAGGAATCGTGACCACTACCGCTTCCCGCGCACGCACCTCCGCGACCGCGCCGGTGCGCACGACGGTCCGCCGCCGCAGCAGCCGCAAGACCGCGGCGACGGTCGGATTCCACGCCAGCGGCATCCTGATCTCGCTCGCGTGGTTCGCGCCGATCCTCGTCGTCCTGGTCACGTCGTTCCGCACTTTCGACGACATCTCCGCCAACGGCATCGCTAGCGTGCCGCACACGTTCACGTTCTCGACCTACGTGCAGGCCTGGAACCAGGGCGGCCTCTTCCAGGCGCTCGTGAACAGCATGATCGTCACCATCCCGACGGTTGTGCTGACGTTGCTTCTGTCCGCGGCCGCGGCGTTCGGTCTCAGCCGCTTCCGCATCCCGTTCCGGCGCACCATCCTGCTGCTCATGCTCGCGGGCAACCTCCTGCCCGTGCAGATGCTGCTCATCCCGGTTGCGCGGATTACCCAGCAGTTGAACGTCTATGACACGCTCGGCGCTCTTATCGCCGTGCAGGTCGCCTTCGGTATCGGGTTCTACACGTTCGTGCTCTACGGCTTCATGCGCACCATCCCGAACGAACTGCAGGAGGCGGCCACCCTCGACGGCGCGAGCACCCTCCGCATCTTCCTCCAGGTCATCCTCCCGTTGACCCGCCCGGCGCTCGCCGCGCTGGGCGCGTTGTCCTTCACGTGGGTGTTCAACGACCTCCTCTGGTCGATCACTCTGTTGCAGACGTCGGAAAAGCTGCCGATCACGGCGGCGGTCCTCTCCCTTCAGGGTCAATACGTCTCCAGCTGGTCCGTCATCGCCGCCGCAACGGTGGTCGCGGCCGTCCCCTCGACCATCGTCTTCCTGCTGTTCCAGCGGAGCTTCATCGGGGGCCTCGCCCTCGGATCGGTGAAATAGGCACCTATGCGTATCGACTCGGACAACGTCCACCTGAGGGCCGGCGGAACCAGCGTCGTCGTCCAGCTAGACCAGCACCGCCTTCCTCGCATTGTGCACTGGGGAGAGGATCTGGGCGAGTTGAGCGACGAGGCGTTGCGTCAGGTCGCCCTGACCGCTCAGCCGGCGGTCGGCGACAGTGCGGTGACGTACCCTCAGCCGGTGCCCGTGCTCGGGCAGCTTCACGAGGGCTGGCTGGGACGGCCGGGACTCTTCGGCGACTCGGGCGGTCGCCGCTGGGCTCCTGTGTTCGTGACGACCGAAGCCGACCTGTCGATCACGGCCGAGCGCGTCGCCCTCAGGGTCACGGCCCGGGATGACGCCTACGGACTCTCGCTCGGCCTCGAACTCGAGGTGCTCGAGGCCAGCGGGCTCGTCCGTCAGCGCGCCGCGTTGCGCAACGACCACGCGGAGTCGTTCCGCGTGGAGGGCCTGGAGCTGGCGCTTCCGGTGCCCGCCGACGCCGACGAGCTGCTCGACCTAACCGGCCGTTGGTCATTGGAGAGGGTCCCGCAGCGGCGAGCCTTCGACGTAGGGGAGTGGGTCCGCGCCTCCCGTGGCGGTAAACCGGGGCTCGAGCACACGCTGCTCCTTGCGGCCGGGCAGCCCGGATTTGGATTCCGCAGCGGCCGCGTGTGGGCGACGCACCTCGCCTGGAGCGGCAACCAGATCCTCGCCGCCGAGCGCACCCCGGCGAACATCCGTCGCCTCTCGGCTATGGAAGGACTGGCACCCGCCGAGGTGGAACTCGCCGAGGCCGACGAGTACGTCACCCCGTGGCAGTACGGCTCATGGGGCGACGGGCTGGACGAGCTCGCGGCGCGCTTCCACCGGCACCTGCGGGCGTCGGCCGCCCACCCCGTCGGGCCGCGACCGGTCTTGGTCAACACGTGGGAGGCCGTGTACTTCGAGCAGGACGTCGACAGCCTCCTGCGGTTCGCCGAGGAGGCGGCCGCCATCGGCGCCGAGCGCTTCGTCGTGGACGACGGCTGGTTCGTCGGCCGCCGTGACGACACCACCTCCCTCGGCGACTGGGTCGTCGACCTGGAGCGCTGGCGCGATGGTCTGAAGCCGCTCGCCGACCGTGTCCGCGAGCTGGGCATGGACTTCGGGCTTTGGTTCGAGCCAGAGATGGTCAACCTCGACTCCCGACTGGCGCGGGAGCATCCCGAGTGGATCTTCGACGCCGGCCACGGACCGGGACTGGCCTCGCGCCACCAGCACGTGCTCGACCTCGGGCACCCGGACGCCTATGCCTACGTGCTTGAACGGATGAGCGAACTCATCGGCGAGGTCGGCATCGCCTACGTGAAGTGGGACCACAACCGCTACCTGCTCGACGCCGGGCACACCCCCTCCGGCCGGCCTGGGCTGCGCGCGCAAACACTCGCCGCGTATCGCCTGATGGACGAACTCCACCGCCGGCATCCACGGCTCGAGATCGAGTCGTGCGCCAGCGGCGGCGGTCGCATCGACCTCGGCGTCCTGGAGCGGACGCAGCGCGTATGGCCCAGCGACTGCAACGACCCGCACGAGCGCCTCGAGATCCAGAGGTGGACCGGGCTTCTCGTCCCGCCGGAACTGCAGGGCACCCACATCGGCGCGGAGGAGTCACACACGACGCACCGCTCGCACCCGATGGCCTACCGGGCGGAAAAGGCGATCTGGGGCCACCTCGGCGTCGAGACCGACCTGATCACAGCCGACGAGGCGACCAAGGCGGCGCTGGCTGGATGGATCGCGTTCCACAAGAAACACCGGGCACTGCTGCACAGCGGCGTGAGCGTCCACGCCGACCTGACCGAGTCGGCAGCGCGGCTCGAGGGCGTCGTCACCCCGACCCGCGGCGAGGCGTTCTTCGCCTTCTCGATCACGGAACGACCCCGCGCCTGGCCGGTCGGCCGCGTGGGCATTCCGGGCCTCGACGACGAGCGCGAATATCTCGTGGAAGCCGTCTTCCCCGTTGGATCACCACCGCATGGAGCCCAGCCGCCGTGGCTGTCCAACGGTACGACCCTCCCGGGCCGGGTCTTGCGGCTGGTCGGGCTAGAGATGCCGTCGCTGGATCCGGACCGCTCCGTCCTGCTGCATGTCAGAGAGGTCTGAGCCAGTACGTCTGGGCGGGGAGGCCGGCGGGGACGCCCAGGCGCTGGTGTCGCCCGTCGGCGCGAGCCTCCAGCAGCTCAGGGTGGACGGCGTCGACTTGGTCTGTGGCTCGCCGAGCGGTCCCGTCGGTGCGTCCGGGGCCGTCCTCGTCCCCTGGCCGAACCGCGTGCGCGGAGGCCGGTGGATCCTCAACGGTGAGCCGCAGCGGCTCGACCCAACCGAGCCTTCGTCGGGCAACGCGCTCCACGGCCTCGTCGCGGCCACTACGTTCTCGGTCGTCAGACACGAGCGGGACGCCGTGGAGTTCGCCGCCGCGGTGCGACATCCGCGTGGTTACCCCTTCGATCTGGACGTCATCGTCTCGTATCGACTGGTTCCCTCCGGGATTGCGTCGACCATTTCCGTCGTGAACAGGGGGCCCGGAGCGGCGCCGGTCGCTGTCGGAGTCCACCCGTATCTGCGGGTCGGTACAGCGGCGAGCGACGACCTCCTCCTCACGGTCCAGGCCGAGCGCACGCTGCTGCTCGGGGACGACAACCTCCCGCGGGGCGAGCTCGCCGTCTCGGGCACGTCCTTCGACCTGCGCACGCCGACGCCGCTCGTCGCCGCTCCGGCGCACGCTGCGTACACGCGGCTGCACCTCGTCCACGGCGACGTCCGGCTGACGCTGAGCGATCGAGGTACCGGCCGCGCGGCCGAAGTCTGGGCCGAGCCGCGCTTTCGCTGGGCGCAGATCTACGTGACTGATGAGTTGCCCGGCCTGAAGGCGGGGGAGGTCGCTGTCGCGCTTGAGCCGATGACTGCTCCTCCGGATGCTCTCAACTCTGGCAGCGACCTGGAGTGGCTCGGAGTAGACGCCCGCTGGGACCTCCGCTGGGGAGTCGCACTGCGCTAAACGCCGAAACGGGGCGTGAGGTCATCCCCACACCCCGTTCCGTCGCGGTGCTCAGCTGCAGCTGATCAGCGGCGCAGCCCAGTCCGCGCGGTCGTTGTAACCGCCGTCACCAGCGTCCCCGACGTGCAGCACCAGCTCGCGGGCGCCGGTCAGGTCGACGTCGAATGGAACCGCCGTGCCGCGCGACACCGTTCCGCTCTCCCAGACGGTCTTGCCGTCTGCGACCAGCGAGAACGTGGCCGTGCCGCCCTCCGGGCCGACATTGTTCACCACGTCGTCGATTCCGACCGCGCCGGTCAGCCGGGTACAGACGCCGCCCACGTAGTAGCGGATGTCGGACGGGCTGGCGACGCCGAGGCCGGTCGCATAGGTCGTCCCTGCGAGGCGGATCGGGTTGCCCCCGCCAACGCTCTGATCGACCGCCGGCGTCATCCAGCCACTGGTCGCAGAGATCCACGGCTGATGAGACAGTGGTTGATTCGAACCCGAGGGAGGCGCAGGAGCGACCGTCACGGTGGACGACGGGGAAGTGACTGTGACCGCACCGCGCAGAGAACTGAACTGCACTGACGCGCCAACCGAGAAATCGCCATCGGCTGCGTTCGGTGCCACGGTCACGGCGAATGTGACGCGTCCTGTCTGGCCAGGCGCGAGCTGCTGCGGCTGGTTAGCGTCAGCAGCGGCAGTCCATCCTTCCGGAGCCACCAAACTTATGCTTCCGATCGTCGCAGGCGTGATTCCGTCGTTGCGGACGCCAACCTGGACGCTCAACTTGGATCCGGCAGCAGCCAGGAGGTTTGCGCTCGGGGTAACTGAAGCGCCGTTGACCGCAGTCACGATCGGGGCGCTCACCAGGACTCGAGGGCTCTCCGGCTGTCCAGTGCCCTTAGAGACAATCAGCACGCCAACGCCGTGCGACGGCACGTCAGCGCGGATCGCGTCTTTTGCTTCACTGAACGCGTGAGTCCAGGCATCCTTGACAGTCACCCGTGCTGCCTTTACCCCAACGGCCGCGGGCGTGGTGGAGATTTCGGTGGCAGAGTCGCCCCGGTTGACCAGCGCAACTGCGGTGGACCCGTCGGCCAGTGGCTTCGCCCACACTTCAGCGTTGCCGGCCGGGCCAACGCGCACCGCCTGCTTGCCGAGAGCGTCACGGTCGATGGCGAGCAGGTCCGGGTTCGTCAAGGTCGCCACGGTAGTCGGGGTGAACGTGCGGGGATCGCTGCCGACGACCAGCGGAGCTGCGGAAATCGACCACAGCGCCATCTGCGACCGGAACTCCTCATCCGTCATCCCGAGTTGCGGGCCGAGGTAGTCGGGATCATTGAAGTGGCCTGGTCCGGCTACCTCCGGATGACGCGCGTTGGCGTCGAAGTTCCGGAGAACATCGGCGTATCTGATCGAGTTCACGAAGCCGACGTCGGTATAGGTGCGCCACGACTGTGCGATCGCCGGGGCGTAGCTCCATGTGTTCGTCGATTGCTGTGAATCCGGATAATTGCCCCAGTCGGGCGAGGTCACCGGATTGCAGATGTTCAGGATCATCGGGCGGCCGCTGCTGTTGTGGCGGAGGGCGTCGGCGAACTGGGTGTAGACGGTCTTGGGGTCGAGGTTGGCGGCGATACCGCAGAGAAAGTCGACCTTCACGGCGTCATAACCCCAGGACGCGAACGTGTCGGCGTCGGTCTGGTAGTGCCCGTAGCTTCCCAGGCCGCAGGAGCCGGGGATGTACGGGCCGGCGTCGGTGTAGATGCCGGCCTTGAGGCCCTTGGCGTGGATGGCTGCGGCGAGGGCGGCCATGCCCTGCGGAAAGCGCGTGGGGTCGCCCTGCAGCTGTCCGCCGGCGCCGCGAGGCGTGGAGGACTGCCAACCGCCGTCAAGCCAGACGATGTCATATCCAACTTTCGCCAACCCGCTGGAAACAAGGTGGTCAGCAACGTCGAGTACCTGCGCCTCGGTGTAGTCGCCGCCGAGGCCGAAATAGGTGTTCCATCCGGCGTACGGTGTGGCGCCCAAGACCGGTGCCGTCGGAGTGTCCGAGGTTGTTGCGGTGGTCACGGCTTCGGATGCAGCGGATGCTGGCAGCGCCGAGGCGGTCACCCCCGTGAGGCCAAGCAGCGCTGCCGCGCCAAGCCCCAATAGGCGTTTGGTGAACATGAGTGCTCCTGACTCCTTCGTCTACCCGGCAAACACCGGGTCAAACCATGACATCGCCTGCGCGGCGTCCGCAGGAAGGCAACGACGATGGAATACCTGGACAACTCAACGATCGTTTTTCGTGCTCGGAATACGGCAGCCGTCATCGGTTCCCTTCTCAAGTTAGACTGACATAAGATATATTATTAGCGCTTGACTGACGGGAGTTGCACTAGATGCAGAAACTCCCGCGCAGTGGGCGTAAGAGCGTTTCCGCTGATCATGTCCGGTTCCGGCGACCCTCGTTCCCTGGAATGACTTGGGCTCGTGCTCTCTGCGACCGGCACCGGTCATGCTGTCGGTGTGTATGTGCGCTTCGAGGGAACGACCGTGAACTCTCGGGGTGTTAAGCCCGGCGTGGAGACTCACGGTGTTCTCGTCGGAGGCTCCGTCGTGGAGCCAGTACCCGGAAATGGTTCCGGTTGGCGAGTTGCACTTCAGCAGGAGGGGCGGCCTGGGCAGTTCGCTGCTGTAGTGCAGCCATTCGAGCGCTCCTATTGGAAATCCCGCATAGACAATCAGCGCCTCTAGGTGGCAGCGGGCTTCTACCAACTGCTGCCACGTTGGCAACTGCGCTCAGGCGCGATGATGCTCATGTCAGAGGACGAAGCAGAACGCTTCCTCCTAGGGCTTTAGCGCGAGGAACGTTGCGGAGATTACGCTTAACGTTTGTTAACAACCAGTCAGCACTTCGTATGACTTCCGGCCGTGAGGGGTAGACCGTAGCGTCTGGCCTATGAAGAGAACACTTGGTTCAGTGGCGAGCCTCGCAGGCGGCCTCACTCTCGCTCTTGCCCTCTCACTCGCTGCGGCCCCAGCCAATGCGGCGGATTCTCCAACGGTGTCGAATCACACAGAAACCGGTTGTGGACAGCCGATCACCCTCCACACGCCGGCGCGGGAAGGGCAGGCACTTTCTGGTACCGACGTCGGCCTGTCTACGGACACTCCGTTGTTCAAGGAAGCGGCTGCCCGCCACGTGCACTGGCTATCCACGATCACGTGCAAGGCGCACGCTCGCCCACACCCGACGCTCGAACCTGCATCCGCGGGCGCGCAGACCCTCAACTGGTCGGGATACGTGACGACCACGGGATTCACGCCCAACTACGTCCAGGCGGCGTGGACCGAGCCCTCGGTTAGCCTGCCTAGCGGCACCAACTCTGCAGAGAGCGTCATCTGGCCCGGCCTCGGCGGGTACTGCGACCAATGCCAGCTCATCCAGGACGGAACCCTCCAGTTCGACCAGGCCAGCGGCAGCAGCTATCTACAACAGGACTACTTCTGGTTCGAAGTCTTCCCGCAAGAGCAGATGCAGCTGGTGACAAATCTCATCCCGAATCCGGGAGATAGCCTGGCCACGACGGTCAGCTGGTCCAACAGCACTGCCTCGTTCGCACTCTGCGACTACACCCAGAACACGTGCCTCACCGGAACGCAATCCTCCCCAGCTCCTACCGGCAGCGCGGAGTGGGTCGTCGAGCGGCCAACGCTCGCGTCCGGTGGATACCCTGCCCTGCCGAACTTCGGCAACGTGACGATCTCCCAAGCGGCATTCCAGCTCACCCCAAACGGGCAGCTGGCCTACACGGCAGGCTCGTCCAACGCATTCCCCGTCACGATGGTGAACACCGCCAATCAGACCTTGGCCGCGCCGGGATCGTTGTCCTCGGACGGGGCGTCCTTCTCCGACCAATGGTATCGATTGGGATAACGAATCAGCCGAGCCATCACGCCGTCACGATCGATCGGCGTAGGCTCGCCCAGCATCACTAAGCGGAGAGGAGCGCGGCCGTGCGAGCACACTGCAAGAAAGGCGCGGCCGCGCTCCTCAGCTTCGCCTTCGCTCTCTCCCTCGCGTTGACCGGATGCACCACAGTGAGCTGCGCGGGATCCGCCGTCCCGGCCGGCCCGACTCTCAACTTTACGGCCAAAGACTGGGCGAGCGCCCACCCCGACACCGAGCTCACCGTCTGCTTCGGGACTGAATGCTCGACCATCAACACCGGCTCGAAGTACTCCCCCGCGGCGTGGCCCCTGCGCATCATCAACGCATCCACCCCGTCGGCGTCGTCGTATCCGGTCACGGTCGACGCTACGACGGCCGGAAAAAGCATCCTCCACACCCGCAGCACGGCAACGCCGACGCAGGCGCCCTGCAGACCGAGCCCGTGCGGATGCGCGACTACCCTCCAAGTAAATCTGGACCTCTCCGCAGACGGCTCACTTGCAGCAAGCACAGGATGACCGCTGTGAGAGCAGTGGGGAGTCCTGGTGGCTAGGAATGGACAGTTCGACCGTTCCCACGTAGCCGCTGATCACATCCACTTTCTCGCCGCCGGTGTCGACCGGGTAGCCCTCGACGATCGCCGCCCCGGAGTCGCGGGCGTGCGCGACGGCCCCGTCGAGGAGGTCGTGCATCAGGCCGCGCTTGCGGAAGCCGCCGCGCACCACGAAGCAGACGATGGACCAGGGGTCGTGCTCCTCGTCGAGGTGCGGGATGGTGCGCGAGTTCATCAGCCGTCGATACGTCGACTTCGGGGCCACGGAGCACCAGCCGGCGACCTCCCCGTCGAGATAGGCCAGCACGCCCGGGCCCGGCTCCGTCCGGCACTCGTCGTGCATGTAGGCGATCCGGCCCGGCATGTCGAGGCGGGAGTCGCGGTACGACATGCAGACGCATCCTCCACCGCCCGGCTTGCGGGGAACCATGAACGTGGCGAAGTCGTCCCAGTGCCCCGTGGCGGGGAGGACGTCGATCGACATGGTCGCAGGCTAGCGCGTGCCACCGACGGGCGAGGAGCGACGGGCGAGGAGCGACGAGCGACGGGCGGCGAGCGGCGGGCGGCGCTACTCCCGCGGCCCGAACCACCGGGCCAGCCGCTCGTCCAGCTCGGTCTGCTCGGAGCCCGCCCAGGCCACGTGACCGTCGGGCCGCAGCAGCACGGCGGGCGCATCGAGATCGGCCCCGGCGTCCGGCAGGTGGTCGACGCGCCCCGTCCACCCCGCCGCCGAGAGGCCGCCGGTGCGATCGAGGAGAAGGCCGCGACCGTCGTGCAGGTGATCGTAGAGCCGGCCGGACGAGAGAGGGATGTCGCGCAGCCGTCGTCCGACGAGCTCCGGCCCGTCGCCGAGGTCGTAGCGCACCGCGATCCCGGCGACCTTCGCTCCCAGGGTGCGGGCGACGGCGTCGATGTCCATGAGCTCGGTGAGGATGCGGCGCACGGCCTGCGGGCCGGGTTCCGGTGAGATGAGCTCGCTCTGCGCGCGGGTGAGGGTCAGCACCTCCTCCCCGGCGGGCCGGCGCTCGCTCTCGTAGGAGTCGAGCAGGCCGGCGGGCGCCCAGCCCCGGACCTCGGCGGCGAGCTTCCAGCCGAGGTTGAACGCATCCTGGATGCCGAGGTTGAGCCCCTGGCCACCGAGCGGCGGGTGGATGTGCGCCGCGTCGCCCGCGAGCAGCACGCGACCGGAGCGGTACCGCTCGGCGATCCGCGTGGCATCCGTGAACCGTGTGATCGACCGGGGCGCGTGGATGCCGAAGTCCGTCCCCGCGTACGCGCGCAGCTGCGTGCGGAACTCTTCGAGCGTCGGAGCGACGGTACGATCCTCCGACACGGACGCCGCGGGCACC is drawn from Leifsonia shinshuensis and contains these coding sequences:
- a CDS encoding NPCBM/NEW2 domain-containing protein; protein product: MFTKRLLGLGAAALLGLTGVTASALPASAASEAVTTATTSDTPTAPVLGATPYAGWNTYFGLGGDYTEAQVLDVADHLVSSGLAKVGYDIVWLDGGWQSSTPRGAGGQLQGDPTRFPQGMAALAAAIHAKGLKAGIYTDAGPYIPGSCGLGSYGHYQTDADTFASWGYDAVKVDFLCGIAANLDPKTVYTQFADALRHNSSGRPMILNICNPVTSPDWGNYPDSQQSTNTWSYAPAIAQSWRTYTDVGFVNSIRYADVLRNFDANARHPEVAGPGHFNDPDYLGPQLGMTDEEFRSQMALWSISAAPLVVGSDPRTFTPTTVATLTNPDLLAIDRDALGKQAVRVGPAGNAEVWAKPLADGSTAVALVNRGDSATEISTTPAAVGVKAARVTVKDAWTHAFSEAKDAIRADVPSHGVGVLIVSKGTGQPESPRVLVSAPIVTAVNGASVTPSANLLAAAGSKLSVQVGVRNDGITPATIGSISLVAPEGWTAAADANQPQQLAPGQTGRVTFAVTVAPNAADGDFSVGASVQFSSLRGAVTVTSPSSTVTVAPAPPSGSNQPLSHQPWISATSGWMTPAVDQSVGGGNPIRLAGTTYATGLGVASPSDIRYYVGGVCTRLTGAVGIDDVVNNVGPEGGTATFSLVADGKTVWESGTVSRGTAVPFDVDLTGARELVLHVGDAGDGGYNDRADWAAPLISCS
- a CDS encoding sugar ABC transporter permease, whose protein sequence is MFALVLVPFLIEAVGVFWPAFQGISLSFLHWNGVGPATSVGAQNYIDLFSDPIFLTALKNTAIWIVLFGGISFAAGLGVALLFQSERRGVGIYRTALFLPIVFSLVVTALIWGAFFQPNGVLNNVLDAVGLHSWTHVWLGDSSTALYAVIVAALWREIGYVMVLFIAGLKALDPAVQEAAKVDGASAWQRFWSVTMPQLRSVNLVVLSVLIIDSLRSFDIVWAMTRGGPYHSTELLSTYMFSTAFGSRALGYASAIAVVIFVLAIAVIVSYLVRALSEEKES
- a CDS encoding carbohydrate ABC transporter permease is translated as MTTTASRARTSATAPVRTTVRRRSSRKTAATVGFHASGILISLAWFAPILVVLVTSFRTFDDISANGIASVPHTFTFSTYVQAWNQGGLFQALVNSMIVTIPTVVLTLLLSAAAAFGLSRFRIPFRRTILLLMLAGNLLPVQMLLIPVARITQQLNVYDTLGALIAVQVAFGIGFYTFVLYGFMRTIPNELQEAATLDGASTLRIFLQVILPLTRPALAALGALSFTWVFNDLLWSITLLQTSEKLPITAAVLSLQGQYVSSWSVIAAATVVAAVPSTIVFLLFQRSFIGGLALGSVK
- a CDS encoding aldose epimerase yields the protein MSERSEPVRLGGEAGGDAQALVSPVGASLQQLRVDGVDLVCGSPSGPVGASGAVLVPWPNRVRGGRWILNGEPQRLDPTEPSSGNALHGLVAATTFSVVRHERDAVEFAAAVRHPRGYPFDLDVIVSYRLVPSGIASTISVVNRGPGAAPVAVGVHPYLRVGTAASDDLLLTVQAERTLLLGDDNLPRGELAVSGTSFDLRTPTPLVAAPAHAAYTRLHLVHGDVRLTLSDRGTGRAAEVWAEPRFRWAQIYVTDELPGLKAGEVAVALEPMTAPPDALNSGSDLEWLGVDARWDLRWGVALR
- a CDS encoding GNAT family N-acetyltransferase, coding for MSIDVLPATGHWDDFATFMVPRKPGGGGCVCMSYRDSRLDMPGRIAYMHDECRTEPGPGVLAYLDGEVAGWCSVAPKSTYRRLMNSRTIPHLDEEHDPWSIVCFVVRGGFRKRGLMHDLLDGAVAHARDSGAAIVEGYPVDTGGEKVDVISGYVGTVELSIPSHQDSPLLSQRSSCACCK
- a CDS encoding FAD-dependent monooxygenase, which codes for MGSEQFDVIISGGGPTGMMLASELRLHDVRVLVVERDAEPTTAVRSLGLHPRSVEIMDQRGLLDRFLAAGTRYPGGGRFAGIPSPRPVELDTTHDYILGMPQPVTDRLLAERAAELGADIRCGREVTGFEQDATGVTVELAGGERVRGGWLVGCDGGRSLVRRKLGIGFPGEAATTEWILGEAEATAPADEIAATSERVRATHRGFGIGPSGDGLYRAVVPAASVSEDRTVAPTLEEFRTQLRAYAGTDFGIHAPRSITRFTDATRIAERYRSGRVLLAGDAAHIHPPLGGQGLNLGIQDAFNLGWKLAAEVRGWAPAGLLDSYESERRPAGEEVLTLTRAQSELISPEPGPQAVRRILTELMDIDAVARTLGAKVAGIAVRYDLGDGPELVGRRLRDIPLSSGRLYDHLHDGRGLLLDRTGGLSAAGWTGRVDHLPDAGADLDAPAVLLRPDGHVAWAGSEQTELDERLARWFGPRE
- a CDS encoding alpha-galactosidase; the protein is MRIDSDNVHLRAGGTSVVVQLDQHRLPRIVHWGEDLGELSDEALRQVALTAQPAVGDSAVTYPQPVPVLGQLHEGWLGRPGLFGDSGGRRWAPVFVTTEADLSITAERVALRVTARDDAYGLSLGLELEVLEASGLVRQRAALRNDHAESFRVEGLELALPVPADADELLDLTGRWSLERVPQRRAFDVGEWVRASRGGKPGLEHTLLLAAGQPGFGFRSGRVWATHLAWSGNQILAAERTPANIRRLSAMEGLAPAEVELAEADEYVTPWQYGSWGDGLDELAARFHRHLRASAAHPVGPRPVLVNTWEAVYFEQDVDSLLRFAEEAAAIGAERFVVDDGWFVGRRDDTTSLGDWVVDLERWRDGLKPLADRVRELGMDFGLWFEPEMVNLDSRLAREHPEWIFDAGHGPGLASRHQHVLDLGHPDAYAYVLERMSELIGEVGIAYVKWDHNRYLLDAGHTPSGRPGLRAQTLAAYRLMDELHRRHPRLEIESCASGGGRIDLGVLERTQRVWPSDCNDPHERLEIQRWTGLLVPPELQGTHIGAEESHTTHRSHPMAYRAEKAIWGHLGVETDLITADEATKAALAGWIAFHKKHRALLHSGVSVHADLTESAARLEGVVTPTRGEAFFAFSITERPRAWPVGRVGIPGLDDEREYLVEAVFPVGSPPHGAQPPWLSNGTTLPGRVLRLVGLEMPSLDPDRSVLLHVREV
- a CDS encoding G1 family glutamic endopeptidase, with product MKRTLGSVASLAGGLTLALALSLAAAPANAADSPTVSNHTETGCGQPITLHTPAREGQALSGTDVGLSTDTPLFKEAAARHVHWLSTITCKAHARPHPTLEPASAGAQTLNWSGYVTTTGFTPNYVQAAWTEPSVSLPSGTNSAESVIWPGLGGYCDQCQLIQDGTLQFDQASGSSYLQQDYFWFEVFPQEQMQLVTNLIPNPGDSLATTVSWSNSTASFALCDYTQNTCLTGTQSSPAPTGSAEWVVERPTLASGGYPALPNFGNVTISQAAFQLTPNGQLAYTAGSSNAFPVTMVNTANQTLAAPGSLSSDGASFSDQWYRLG